In Streptomyces dangxiongensis, one DNA window encodes the following:
- a CDS encoding helix-turn-helix domain-containing protein produces the protein MSDLELLTQSLARNVRHWRAVRGFTLDVLAARAGVSRGMLIQIEQARTNPSIGTVVKIGDALGVSVTTLLDYEQGPTVRIVPAERAVRLWHTEAGSYNRLLAGTEAPGPLEMWDWRLMPGESSPSEPHPGGTVELVHVIAGELTLVVDGTEYRVPAGASASFEAAVPHRYANRGDLPMEMVMAVSVPPVP, from the coding sequence GTGTCGGACCTCGAACTCCTGACCCAGTCACTGGCGCGCAACGTCAGGCACTGGCGTGCCGTGCGCGGCTTCACGCTGGACGTGCTCGCCGCCCGGGCCGGTGTCAGCCGCGGCATGCTCATCCAGATCGAGCAGGCCCGCACCAACCCCAGCATCGGCACGGTCGTCAAGATCGGCGACGCGCTCGGTGTCAGCGTCACCACGCTCCTCGACTACGAACAGGGCCCCACGGTCCGGATCGTCCCCGCCGAACGGGCCGTACGGCTGTGGCACACGGAAGCCGGCAGTTACAACCGGCTGCTCGCCGGCACGGAGGCGCCGGGACCGCTGGAGATGTGGGACTGGCGGCTGATGCCCGGCGAGAGCAGCCCCTCCGAGCCGCACCCCGGCGGCACCGTCGAGCTGGTGCACGTCATCGCGGGCGAGCTGACGCTTGTCGTGGACGGGACGGAGTACCGCGTTCCGGCGGGCGCGAGCGCCTCCTTCGAGGCCGCCGTCCCGCACCGGTACGCCAACCGGGGCGACCTGCCGATGGAAATGGTGATGGCGGTGTCCGTGCCGCCCGTGCCCTGA
- a CDS encoding YbaK/EbsC family protein → MRPPIGDFDTATPARDCLDELTAPVADAVRDWQGAVPADRILYVDTDPRWADTAVFVEHYGRDLLECSANCVVVAGKRAGMTTLAACVVLSTTRVDVNGAVRRQLGARKASFAPMETATGETGMEYGGITPVGLPTGWPVLVDAAVVDLPYVLLGSGRRRGKLLVPGKALAELPGAVVREGLGVA, encoded by the coding sequence ATGCGCCCACCCATCGGAGACTTCGACACCGCCACCCCCGCCCGGGACTGCCTGGACGAGCTGACCGCGCCCGTCGCCGATGCCGTACGCGACTGGCAGGGCGCCGTCCCGGCCGACCGGATCCTCTACGTCGACACCGACCCGCGGTGGGCCGACACGGCCGTCTTCGTGGAGCACTACGGCCGTGACCTGCTGGAGTGTTCGGCGAACTGCGTCGTCGTCGCGGGCAAGCGGGCCGGCATGACCACGCTGGCCGCCTGCGTGGTGCTCTCCACCACCCGGGTCGACGTCAACGGCGCCGTACGCCGTCAACTGGGCGCGCGGAAGGCATCGTTCGCCCCCATGGAGACCGCGACCGGCGAGACCGGCATGGAGTACGGCGGCATCACCCCGGTCGGACTGCCCACCGGCTGGCCCGTGCTGGTGGACGCGGCCGTCGTCGACCTGCCCTACGTCCTGCTCGGCAGTGGCCGGCGGCGCGGCAAACTGCTGGTGCCGGGCAAGGCCCTGGCCGAACTGCCGGGCGCGGTCGTACGGGAGGGCCTGGGCGTCGCCTGA
- a CDS encoding 4-hydroxybenzoate 3-monooxygenase: MTSPSPHSDSPAVSRRPVVIVGAGPAGLTVGNILRAAGVDCLVLEAGTRAFIEQRPRAGVIEEWAVRGLEQRGLGGNLTARAQRHTECEFRFDGRGHRFDYGGLTGRHHWVYPQPWLVTDLVHEYADVRGGAIRFGVRDVRLHDLDSDRPSVSYTDPDSGERQLVRCDFVAGCDGARGASRAALPERARISRHDYGIGWLALLAEAPPSSDCVLFGMHPDGFAGHMARGPGLTRYYLQCPPGDDPDDWPDERVWDELQRRLHAADRPPLTRGPLLEKRVLDMHNYVVEPMVYGRLLLAGDAAHLVAPIAAKGMNLALNDAFLLGDGLVAHLTEGDDTGLDGYAEACLRRVWDYQEFSQWLSEIYHGLSHGDPFRAGTARARLRRLFTSPAAAAAFAEQYLGTAGAY, encoded by the coding sequence GTGACGTCTCCCTCCCCCCACTCCGACTCCCCTGCCGTGTCCCGCCGTCCGGTCGTCATCGTGGGCGCCGGCCCGGCCGGGCTGACCGTCGGGAACATCCTGCGGGCCGCCGGCGTCGACTGCCTGGTCCTGGAGGCCGGCACCCGCGCCTTCATCGAACAGCGGCCACGCGCCGGGGTCATCGAGGAATGGGCGGTACGGGGCCTCGAACAGCGCGGCCTGGGGGGCAACCTGACGGCGCGCGCCCAGCGGCACACCGAGTGCGAGTTCCGCTTCGACGGCCGCGGACACCGCTTCGACTACGGCGGACTGACGGGACGTCACCACTGGGTATACCCCCAGCCGTGGCTGGTCACTGATCTCGTGCACGAGTACGCCGACGTGCGCGGCGGCGCCATCCGCTTCGGCGTGCGCGACGTCCGCCTGCACGACCTGGACTCCGACCGGCCCTCGGTCTCGTACACCGACCCGGACAGCGGCGAACGACAACTGGTGCGCTGCGACTTCGTGGCGGGCTGCGACGGCGCCCGCGGGGCGAGCCGGGCGGCGCTGCCCGAGCGCGCGCGGATCTCGCGGCACGACTACGGCATCGGCTGGCTGGCGCTGCTCGCCGAGGCCCCGCCGTCCTCCGACTGTGTGCTCTTCGGCATGCACCCCGACGGGTTCGCCGGGCACATGGCCCGCGGCCCGGGGCTGACCCGGTACTACCTCCAGTGCCCGCCGGGCGACGACCCGGACGACTGGCCGGACGAGCGGGTCTGGGACGAACTCCAGCGACGCCTGCACGCCGCGGACCGCCCGCCGCTGACGCGGGGGCCGCTGCTGGAGAAGCGCGTGCTGGACATGCACAACTACGTGGTGGAGCCCATGGTGTACGGCCGGCTCCTCCTGGCCGGTGATGCCGCGCACCTCGTCGCGCCGATCGCCGCGAAGGGCATGAACCTGGCCCTCAACGACGCGTTCCTGCTCGGCGACGGCCTCGTCGCCCACCTGACCGAGGGCGACGACACGGGCCTGGACGGCTACGCGGAGGCCTGTCTGCGCCGGGTGTGGGACTACCAGGAGTTCTCGCAGTGGCTGTCCGAGATCTACCACGGCCTGTCCCACGGCGACCCCTTCCGGGCCGGCACCGCCCGGGCCCGCCTGCGCCGGCTGTTCACCTCACCGGCAGCGGCGGCGGCCTTCGCCGAGCAGTACCTCGGCACGGCGGGCGCGTACTGA
- a CDS encoding APC family permease, with the protein MVKVDHAVPQATTESGGLRRDVGLIGLMWASVGSIIGSGWLYGAEKAVVVAGPAAIISWVIGAVAIVLLALVHAELGGMFPVAGGTARYPHYAFGGLAGMSFGWFSWLQAATVAPIEVEAMIGYAGHWEWAQGLQHADGTLTPVGLLTAVLLMAVFVGVNFFGVRALAHTNSAATWWKIAVPLGAIFIIAAGNFHASNFTSEGFAPFGAKGMLGAISSSGIIFALLGFEQAIQLAGESRNPKRDLPRATLGSVAIGAVIYILLQVVFIAALPHASFAHGWAKLDFPGISGPWAGLATVVGLGWLGWVLYIDAIISPGGTGLIYTTATSRVSYGLAKNGYAPKAFARTDKRGVPWFGLLMSFVTGVICFLPFPSWQELVGFITSASVLMYAGAPLAYGVFADRLPHHERPYRLPGGKIISPLSFAVANLIIYWAGWDTLWRLGFAILLGYVLLGSYAWYATSKRLPDAPRLDFRAAQWLPGYLLGLGLISWLGGFGGRGVIPLWWDILVVAAFSLGVYHWARATASSPEAIERSIEEVVVTDAPAH; encoded by the coding sequence ATGGTGAAAGTCGACCATGCCGTGCCACAGGCCACGACGGAGTCCGGCGGCCTGCGCCGCGATGTCGGACTGATCGGTCTGATGTGGGCCTCCGTCGGCTCCATCATCGGCTCCGGCTGGCTGTACGGCGCCGAGAAGGCGGTCGTCGTGGCCGGCCCCGCGGCGATCATCTCGTGGGTGATCGGCGCGGTCGCGATCGTGCTGCTGGCGCTCGTGCACGCCGAACTCGGCGGCATGTTCCCGGTGGCGGGCGGCACGGCCCGCTACCCGCACTACGCGTTCGGCGGCCTGGCCGGCATGTCCTTCGGCTGGTTCTCCTGGCTCCAGGCGGCCACCGTGGCCCCGATCGAGGTCGAGGCCATGATCGGCTACGCCGGTCACTGGGAGTGGGCGCAGGGCCTCCAGCACGCCGACGGGACGCTGACGCCCGTCGGTCTCCTCACGGCCGTCCTGCTGATGGCGGTCTTCGTCGGGGTCAACTTCTTCGGCGTCCGGGCCCTGGCGCACACCAACAGCGCCGCCACGTGGTGGAAGATCGCCGTCCCGCTCGGGGCGATCTTCATCATCGCCGCGGGCAACTTCCACGCGAGCAACTTCACCTCGGAGGGCTTCGCGCCGTTCGGCGCCAAGGGCATGCTCGGCGCCATCAGCTCCAGCGGCATCATCTTCGCGCTGCTCGGTTTCGAGCAGGCGATCCAGTTGGCGGGCGAGAGCCGCAACCCCAAGCGTGACCTGCCCCGGGCGACCCTCGGCTCGGTCGCGATCGGCGCCGTGATCTACATCCTGCTCCAGGTCGTGTTCATCGCCGCACTGCCGCACGCCTCCTTCGCGCACGGCTGGGCCAAGCTGGACTTCCCCGGCATCAGCGGCCCCTGGGCGGGCCTGGCGACCGTCGTGGGCCTGGGCTGGCTGGGCTGGGTGCTCTACATCGACGCGATCATCTCCCCCGGTGGCACCGGCCTGATCTACACCACCGCCACCTCGCGCGTCTCCTACGGTCTGGCCAAGAACGGCTACGCGCCGAAGGCCTTCGCCAGGACCGACAAGCGCGGCGTGCCGTGGTTCGGTCTCCTGATGTCGTTCGTCACCGGTGTGATCTGCTTCCTGCCGTTCCCGAGCTGGCAGGAGCTGGTCGGGTTCATCACGTCGGCGAGCGTGCTGATGTACGCGGGCGCGCCGCTGGCCTACGGCGTCTTCGCCGACCGGCTGCCGCACCACGAGCGCCCCTACCGGCTGCCCGGCGGAAAGATCATCTCGCCGCTGTCGTTCGCGGTCGCCAACCTCATCATCTACTGGGCCGGCTGGGACACCCTGTGGCGGCTGGGCTTCGCGATCCTGCTGGGCTACGTGCTGCTGGGCTCCTACGCCTGGTACGCCACCAGCAAGCGCCTGCCCGACGCTCCCCGGCTGGACTTCAGGGCCGCGCAGTGGCTGCCCGGCTACCTGCTCGGCCTGGGCCTGATCTCCTGGCTGGGCGGCTTCGGCGGCCGGGGCGTCATCCCGCTGTGGTGGGACATCCTGGTCGTCGCCGCCTTCTCGCTGGGCGTCTACCACTGGGCCAGGGCCACCGCGTCCAGCCCCGAGGCGATCGAGCGCAGCATCGAGGAGGTCGTGGTCACGGACGCGCCCGCGCACTGA
- a CDS encoding CoA-binding protein has protein sequence MYGDDATIRRILTELGDTWAVVGLSANRNRAAYGVARVLQRFGKRIVPVHPKAETVHGERGYASLADIPFDVDVVDVFVNSALAGAVADEAVARGAKAVWFQLGVVDADAYERTGAAGVEMVMDRCPAIEIPRLN, from the coding sequence ATGTACGGCGACGACGCGACGATCCGCAGGATCCTGACCGAGCTGGGCGACACCTGGGCCGTGGTCGGCCTGTCCGCGAACCGGAACCGGGCCGCGTACGGGGTGGCGCGGGTGCTCCAGCGGTTCGGCAAGCGGATCGTGCCGGTGCACCCCAAGGCGGAGACGGTGCACGGCGAGCGAGGGTACGCCTCCCTGGCGGACATCCCCTTCGACGTGGACGTGGTCGACGTCTTCGTCAACAGCGCGCTGGCCGGCGCGGTGGCCGACGAGGCCGTGGCGCGGGGCGCGAAGGCGGTGTGGTTCCAGTTGGGGGTCGTCGACGCTGACGCGTACGAGCGGACGGGGGCGGCGGGTGTCGAGATGGTCATGGACCGGTGCCCGGCGATCGAAATTCCACGCCTGAACTAG
- a CDS encoding SixA phosphatase family protein, producing MIERAGAGPLRRLVVLRHAKSAWPEGVEDHRRPLAPRGLRDAPAAGRALADSGSLPGLALCSTAVRARRTWELASAEWGTPPPVRLDGRLYAAGVPELLEVVHEVPPEVETLLLVGHNPGLADLVRALAADGLDDTLDRVRVKFPTAAIAVLAWRGTGWPALAPGTALLTSFTVARGAKGERGRADARAGR from the coding sequence GTGATCGAACGGGCGGGCGCGGGCCCGCTGCGCCGGCTCGTGGTGCTGCGGCACGCCAAGTCCGCCTGGCCCGAGGGCGTCGAGGACCACCGCAGGCCACTCGCGCCGCGCGGGCTGCGGGACGCCCCGGCCGCCGGACGCGCCCTCGCCGACTCCGGCTCCCTGCCCGGGCTCGCCCTGTGCTCCACCGCCGTCCGCGCCCGCCGCACCTGGGAGCTGGCCTCCGCCGAGTGGGGCACCCCGCCGCCGGTGCGCCTGGACGGGCGGCTGTACGCGGCCGGCGTGCCGGAGCTGCTGGAGGTCGTGCACGAGGTGCCGCCGGAGGTGGAGACGCTGCTGCTGGTCGGGCACAACCCGGGCCTGGCCGACCTGGTGCGGGCGCTCGCCGCGGACGGCCTCGACGACACCCTGGACCGGGTGCGGGTGAAGTTTCCGACGGCCGCGATCGCCGTCCTCGCCTGGCGCGGCACCGGCTGGCCGGCGCTGGCCCCGGGCACGGCCCTGCTGACCTCGTTCACGGTGGCGCGCGGCGCGAAGGGGGAGAGGGGCCGCGCTGACGCGAGGGCGGGCCGGTGA
- a CDS encoding YigZ family protein produces the protein MQDEYRTVARAGVHETEINRSRFLCALAPAATEREAQDFVAAVRREHAAATHNCWAYVIGADASVQRASDDGEPGGTAGVPMLQMLLRRDMRYVVAVVTRYYGGVKLGAGGLIRAYGGAVGEALDTLGTRTRRRFRLATVTVDHQRAGKVQNDLRATGREVRDVRYGEAVTLEIGLPDADVDAFRAWLADVTAGTAGFELGGEAYGDA, from the coding sequence ATGCAGGACGAGTACCGCACCGTCGCCCGCGCGGGTGTGCACGAGACCGAGATCAACCGCTCCCGCTTCCTGTGCGCGCTCGCCCCGGCCGCCACCGAGCGGGAGGCGCAGGACTTCGTCGCGGCCGTCCGCAGGGAGCACGCGGCCGCCACCCACAACTGCTGGGCGTACGTCATCGGCGCGGATGCCTCCGTGCAGCGGGCCAGCGACGACGGCGAACCGGGCGGCACCGCCGGCGTCCCCATGCTCCAGATGCTGCTGCGCCGTGACATGCGCTACGTCGTCGCCGTCGTCACCCGCTACTACGGCGGGGTCAAGCTCGGTGCCGGCGGACTCATCCGCGCGTACGGCGGTGCCGTCGGCGAGGCCCTGGACACGCTCGGCACCCGCACCCGGCGCCGCTTCCGGCTGGCCACGGTGACCGTCGACCACCAGCGCGCGGGCAAGGTCCAGAACGACCTGCGGGCCACCGGACGCGAGGTGCGGGACGTCCGCTACGGCGAGGCAGTCACCCTCGAGATCGGCCTCCCGGACGCCGACGTGGACGCCTTCCGCGCGTGGCTCGCCGATGTGACGGCGGGCACGGCCGGCTTCGAACTGGGCGGTGAAGCCTACGGAGATGCCTGA
- a CDS encoding exonuclease SbcCD subunit D — protein sequence MRLLHTSDWHLGRALHRANLLVAQAEFIGHLVTTVREHAVDAVVVSGDVYDRAVPPLAAVELFDTALHRLADLGVPTVMISGNHDSARRLGVGAGLIGRAGIHLRTEPAAAGTPVVLHDTHGDVAFYGLPYLEPALVKDEFAVDKAGHEAVLGAAMDRVRADLATRSPGTRSVVLAHAFVTGGQASDSERDITVGGVAAVPAGVFDGVDYVALGHLHGCQTITERVRYSGSPLAYSFSEAGHRKSMWLVDLDADGSLTADRVDCPVPRPLARIRGTLDALLADPELTRHEEAWIEATLTDPARPADPMARLTARFPHTLSLVFDPERAPDDPHVSYARRLAGRSDHQIAQDFVAHVRGTGPDEHETAVLRDAFDAVRADDAVREVAR from the coding sequence ATGAGATTGCTGCACACGTCCGACTGGCATCTCGGCCGGGCCCTCCACCGGGCGAACCTGCTCGTGGCCCAGGCCGAGTTCATCGGCCACCTCGTCACCACCGTGCGTGAGCACGCCGTGGACGCGGTGGTCGTGTCGGGCGACGTGTACGACCGGGCGGTCCCCCCGCTCGCCGCCGTGGAGCTGTTCGACACCGCCCTGCACCGCCTCGCGGACCTCGGCGTGCCCACGGTGATGATCTCCGGCAACCACGACTCCGCCCGCCGCCTCGGCGTCGGCGCCGGACTGATCGGCCGCGCGGGCATCCACCTGCGCACCGAACCGGCCGCCGCCGGCACCCCCGTCGTGCTCCACGACACCCACGGCGACGTCGCGTTCTACGGCCTGCCCTATCTCGAACCCGCCCTCGTCAAGGACGAGTTCGCCGTCGACAAGGCCGGACACGAGGCCGTGCTCGGCGCCGCCATGGACCGCGTCCGCGCCGACCTCGCCACCCGCTCGCCCGGCACCCGCTCCGTCGTCCTCGCCCACGCCTTCGTCACCGGCGGCCAGGCCAGCGACAGCGAGCGGGACATCACCGTCGGCGGGGTGGCCGCCGTACCGGCCGGCGTCTTCGACGGCGTCGACTACGTGGCCCTCGGGCATCTGCACGGCTGCCAGACCATCACCGAGCGCGTGCGCTACTCGGGCTCCCCGCTCGCCTACTCCTTCTCCGAGGCCGGCCACCGCAAGAGCATGTGGCTGGTCGACCTGGACGCGGACGGCTCGCTCACCGCCGATCGCGTCGACTGCCCGGTGCCGCGCCCGCTCGCCCGCATCCGCGGCACCCTGGACGCGCTCCTCGCCGACCCGGAGCTGACCCGCCACGAGGAAGCCTGGATCGAGGCCACCCTCACCGACCCGGCCCGCCCGGCCGACCCCATGGCCCGCCTCACCGCACGCTTCCCGCACACCCTCAGCCTCGTCTTCGACCCCGAGCGGGCCCCCGACGACCCCCACGTGTCGTACGCCCGGCGCCTCGCCGGCCGCAGCGACCACCAGATCGCCCAGGACTTCGTCGCCCACGTCCGCGGCACCGGACCCGACGAGCACGAGACGGCCGTGCTGCGCGACGCGTTCGACGCCGTCCGCGCCGACGACGCCGTACGAGAGGTCGCACGATGA